The Streptococcus equi subsp. equi nucleotide sequence CAAAGGTATCAAGACTAATCAGACCATTTCCATAGATCAAATCAATATCCCCAGCCTCAAATGCTAAGGCTCTTGTCTCAGCATCAGGCATAATCTTGATGGTTACTTCCTTTAGCTTTGGTTTTTCTCCCCAATAGCTCTCATGACGTGTAAAGGTAATGTACTCATTTGCCTTTTTCTCTTTAACAACCCATTGACCTGTACCAATCGGCTTTTTAACATTGTGCTTATTGGTGTCATCGCCATCAGGAAAACCAGCATCAGCCAAAAACCTAATCGGTCTGATCATTGACAAATCATACAAGGTAGCGCTATAAGCCTCCTTTAGCTTAATCTCAAAGGTATGATCATCTAAAGCCTTGTAGCTATCCAATTGATTGGTAAAGTGAAACCAATTATGATTGCCCTTATTCTGCTCAGAGAAAATCGAATCAAAATTCCGTTTAACATTTTGAGCATTAAAATCAGAACCATCTGAAAATTTAGCCTGTCTCAGGTTAAAGGTATAGGTTTTGCCATCTGGGCTAATCGTCCAGCTCTCTGCTAACGCCGGCTCAATATTACCCTTGTCACCATATCGAACCAAGCCCTCATAAACCATGTCTTGAATAACAAACTGATCAGGATTGTAGCGATGAGGATTGACATCACCAAAATCCTCACCCCAAGCAATCCTCAACTGATCCGTACGGTAAGAGGCCTGCTTAGCATTTTGACAGGCCGTCAGCAGCAAAGCAAAAAGAATAACAATAGCACATTCAATTTAGTTTTCATTATGTCATTAACTTTCTAAAGATATTAATCTATCTAATTTTAGATGTGGTTTATCACAAAATTAAGTATGGTTAATTTAATCATTTTATAGCCCTCTTGTCAAGAAAAAATGAGACAAAATCAGCCTAGAAAAAGCCAGAAGGCTACAAATAAGCAAATCGTCAAAATCATGAACACTTCAGGCTTGCTGAGGAATATTTTCTAATGGTTATTAGAAATAATGAACAATTACCTAACAAAAGACTCCAAAATAAAGGTAAAAGACGAACATTCACCTTGCTGCTCAGCTACCAAGACAAACAATCCTGATAGCATCAATTTTCTTTAGGCTCTTAGCAATTAGTTGCAATATCAGATAATTTTGAATTTAATTAAAAAAAACGAAACTACGGAGACCAATTATCAGAAAGCTATTCACAGCCAGCAAAGGGCATGCTAAAGTATTATCTGGAAAAAGAAAGGCTTAGGAATGATTATTTCTAAACTAAAAGGAGAGAGACAATGAAAAAACAATGAAGAAGATGCTAGCAGCCTCGACGCTCTGTATCATCATGTCAGGCAGCTTCATCAGCGGCTCAGCTAGAGTGTTAGCGGAGGAATATTATGGGTGGAATGATGTCACTGGGTCTAAGTCACCATTTCCTCTATACGTGACACCAAAAAATGGAGATAAAAATATAAAAGTTCAACAAACGGTTGTTTACTGTTTTAACAGGGATGGGCAATGGCCAGAAAATTGGGAAAAACGGATATATGAATCTCCTGATAAAGTTCCACATAAATTACCCGAATATAATAAAAAGTCAGGAAGCGATAATCTGTTTCAATTACTTAATCCCAAAATTAAGATAAAAAATCCAATGGCAGCTTTATTAGCGGTTTTGGAAGATGGATATCCTACGTCATCTTCTTCAGGAGTAAATCAAAGAACAACTCAGCTAGCTATTTGGCATTTTACAGATGGATTAAGCAATCTTGCCCAATTTCATCTTACTCCGGAAGAAACTTCAGCTTATAACAAGTTGATAGAAAAAGGGACAAATGCTTCTAATCAAAGTGAAAATAAACTATTAAATAAAACTTTAGATATTTATTCCTATATAGATGGGACTGGTGATAAGAAACACAATTATCAACACCTTCTTGGCTCCACTCCAATTCCTATTGATAATTCTAAAGAAAATAAATGTCAATGTACAAAAGTTGACTTAATGCGAACTGGAGATGGGGTTAAAATCATTGTTTATGTTGATAACAACGGAAATAATAGATATGACAACGGCGACAAAATGCTAAAAGAAGAAACTATCAAACATGGTCAACGCGGACCTGCTGGTGAATCTGGGAAACCAGGGCCTAAAGGGGATCGAGGAGAAACTGGAGCACGCGGGCCAGCTGGGCCTCAGGGCAAACCTGGGAAACAAGGACCTAGAGGTGATAAAGGAGAAACCGGAGAACGGGGACCTCAAGGGGAAAAAGGTGAACCTGGAACTCCTGGTCCTAAAGGAGAAGACGGTAAAGACGGGGCTCCTGGGCGTGACGGACAACCGGGGCCTAAGGGTGAAAAAGGTGACCCTGGAAAAGACGGACAAGATGGAAAACCAGGGGAAAAAGGAGAACCTGGAATTCCTGGTCCTAAAGGAGAAGACGGTAAAGATGGGGCTCCTGGGCGTGACGGACAACCGGGGCCTAAGGGTGAAAAAGGTGACCCTGGAAAAGACGGACAAGATGGAAAACCAGGGGAAAAAGGTGACCCTGGACGCGATGGTAAAGATGGAGAAAAAGGCGAACGCGGTGAACAAGGGCCTAAAGGAGAACGCGGTGAGCAGGGACCTCAAGGAGAGCGTGGGGAGCAAGGACCTCGTGGGGAAAATCATACTCCTACCCCAGACCCAATGCCTGAGCCGGCACCTAAACCAGAATCCAAACCTGAACCTAAGCCGACACCTCAACCAGAGGTTAAGCCTCTGCCAGAGACTAAACCTCAAAAACCAACCAAGCCGTCAGCAATGGCTAGCCAACCAAGTAGCAAAGCACTACCAAAAACAAATGACACTAGCGGCTTAATGACTGTACTTGGAACAGGCTTGCTCTCTCTTCTTGGATTAGGCTTCCTGGCAAAACGCAAAAGAAAGCAATAACTAACACATAATCATTAGTAATCCATTCATTATCCATTTACAAGTTATCATAAAAAAGCCTTATCATTCCTTGACTGGTATGATAAGGCTTTTTGTTTACCCTATATAGCTCTACCCTTACTCCAAAAATCACTTAACCCTAGGAAAAGGCTGACTATCATTTTTGGCCAAAAAAAGACAGACACCAATTCATGATGTCTGTCTCAAAACCAATCCCTTTTAGGGTCAGTCCTTAATTACTTATTAAAATGAACTTGGATCTACCTTGATACCCACACCTTGTGTAGTTGTGATAGATACGTTAGTCATGTAAGTACCCTTTGCAGTAGCTGGCTTAGCCTTAACCATTACCTCATGGAAAGCCTTAAAGTTTTCAACCAACTTGTCAGCGTCAAATGATACTTTACCAATGATAGCTTGTACGTTACCTGCTTTATCAGCACGATAGGTAATTTTACCACCCTTAGACTCTTCAACCGCCTTAGCAACGTCCATTGTTACTGTACCAGTTTTAGGGTTTGGCATCAAGTTACGAGGTCCAAGGACACGTCCAAGACGTCCAACAATAGCCATCATATCTGGTGTTGCAATAACAACATCAAAATCAAGCCAGCCGCCATTGATCTTAGCAACAAGGTCATCTTCACCAACGAAGTCTGCACCAGCTGCCTTTGCTTCTTCAGCTTTTGCTCCACGAGCAAAAACAAGGACACGCTGAGTTTTACCAGTTCCGTTTGGCAACACCATCGCACCACGAATTTGTTGGTCTGCCTTGCGAACGTCGATGTTTAAGTTATAAGCAACTTCTACAGAAGCGTCAAATTTTGCGAAGTTAGTTTCTTTTGCGAGTGCTACAGCTTCCTCTACACTGTATGCCTTTGTGCTGTCCACTTTTTCAAGTGCTGCACGCATTTGTTTGCTTTTTTTAGCCATTTTTATCTTCTCCTTGTAATGTGGTCATATCGATTTGATTTAAAAATCTCCCACGTCACTCATCTCTATGATGAAGTCTTGCGGGTAATAAGGGCAGGTTGCTGATTAATCAGTAACGGTGAATCCCATAGAACGAGCAGTACCTTCAATCATACGCATTGCAGCTTCAATGTTTGCAGCGTTTAAATCTGGCATCTTAGTTTCAGCAATTTCTTGTACTTGTGCACGAGTAACTGTCGCAACTTTAGTTTTGTTAGGTGTACCTGATCCTTTTTCAACACCTGCAGCCTTCTTTAAAAGAACAGCAGCTGGTGGTGTCTTTGTGATGAAATCAAATGATTTGTCTTCGTAAACTGAGATAACAACCGGGATAATCATACCAGCCTGATCAGCTGTACGAGCATTAAATTCCTTAGTGAATCCCATGATGTTGATACCTGCTTGACCAAGAGCTGGTCCAACTGGTGGAGCTGGTGTCGCTTTACCAGCAGGGATTTGAAGTTTTACAAGTTTTTCGACTTTTTTAGCCATTTTTAAAAATCCTCCTGTTGTGGTTTTGGCGGTAATTCACGATTTTTACCTCCCACAGGTATGCTAGAGCATACCTTACCATTATACCTTATTAGACAGATAAATCAAGTCATTTTCACAAAAATGTTACCGCAAATAGCAGATGTCTCCTATGGCACTAGCAGTACAAGCATGTGAGGCTTCCAAGGAGCCGCTTCTAGTTGACTTTTAAGCGTTTTTTTATT carries:
- a CDS encoding collagen-binding collagen-like surface-anchored protein FneF; protein product: MKKMLAASTLCIIMSGSFISGSARVLAEEYYGWNDVTGSKSPFPLYVTPKNGDKNIKVQQTVVYCFNRDGQWPENWEKRIYESPDKVPHKLPEYNKKSGSDNLFQLLNPKIKIKNPMAALLAVLEDGYPTSSSSGVNQRTTQLAIWHFTDGLSNLAQFHLTPEETSAYNKLIEKGTNASNQSENKLLNKTLDIYSYIDGTGDKKHNYQHLLGSTPIPIDNSKENKCQCTKVDLMRTGDGVKIIVYVDNNGNNRYDNGDKMLKEETIKHGQRGPAGESGKPGPKGDRGETGARGPAGPQGKPGKQGPRGDKGETGERGPQGEKGEPGTPGPKGEDGKDGAPGRDGQPGPKGEKGDPGKDGQDGKPGEKGEPGIPGPKGEDGKDGAPGRDGQPGPKGEKGDPGKDGQDGKPGEKGDPGRDGKDGEKGERGEQGPKGERGEQGPQGERGEQGPRGENHTPTPDPMPEPAPKPESKPEPKPTPQPEVKPLPETKPQKPTKPSAMASQPSSKALPKTNDTSGLMTVLGTGLLSLLGLGFLAKRKRKQ
- the rplA gene encoding 50S ribosomal protein L1, whose product is MAKKSKQMRAALEKVDSTKAYSVEEAVALAKETNFAKFDASVEVAYNLNIDVRKADQQIRGAMVLPNGTGKTQRVLVFARGAKAEEAKAAGADFVGEDDLVAKINGGWLDFDVVIATPDMMAIVGRLGRVLGPRNLMPNPKTGTVTMDVAKAVEESKGGKITYRADKAGNVQAIIGKVSFDADKLVENFKAFHEVMVKAKPATAKGTYMTNVSITTTQGVGIKVDPSSF
- the rplK gene encoding 50S ribosomal protein L11; translated protein: MAKKVEKLVKLQIPAGKATPAPPVGPALGQAGINIMGFTKEFNARTADQAGMIIPVVISVYEDKSFDFITKTPPAAVLLKKAAGVEKGSGTPNKTKVATVTRAQVQEIAETKMPDLNAANIEAAMRMIEGTARSMGFTVTD